The Agrobacterium vitis genome has a segment encoding these proteins:
- a CDS encoding GNAT family N-acetyltransferase, with protein MKLTITNSCPDFDSYRAARVKSLFNVEDGSSFDLTADLPIEDMDWSLGLIVGPSGSGKTSLGKHMFDGDRIAKLEWPNDQPIIDVIARDGDFNDATAALASVGLGSVPSWLRPYAVLSNGEKFRADLARIVCDQPKEIVIDEFTSVVDRQIAKVGALAFGKAWRRTKGRAVLLSCHYDIIDWLDPDWVYDTATGEFTGRCHRQRPKITVEIRQTNWQWWRYFEPHHYLKLPHMIAATCYVAFVDGEPVAHVAFSTRPGMVEARACRLVVMPEWQGAGVGMRFLNAVCAAWRRGQNRFGLPMPTLFHTSHPGLAAALRRDSKWTQVSSVLYGASKRQSAEGSNMKTGYGGHFRAVQGFRYIDGTEIRA; from the coding sequence ATGAAGCTGACCATTACCAATTCCTGCCCGGATTTCGACAGCTACCGCGCGGCAAGGGTCAAATCCCTGTTTAATGTCGAGGATGGCAGCAGCTTTGATCTAACGGCTGATCTGCCAATTGAAGACATGGACTGGAGCCTTGGCCTGATTGTCGGCCCTTCCGGTTCGGGCAAAACTTCGCTCGGCAAACACATGTTTGATGGGGACCGCATTGCCAAACTGGAGTGGCCGAACGATCAGCCGATCATTGATGTGATTGCCCGCGACGGTGATTTCAACGACGCCACGGCGGCACTTGCCTCGGTCGGGCTTGGCTCTGTGCCAAGCTGGCTGCGGCCTTATGCCGTGCTTTCTAACGGCGAAAAGTTCCGGGCAGACCTTGCCCGGATCGTCTGTGATCAGCCCAAAGAGATTGTCATTGATGAGTTTACCAGTGTCGTTGACCGGCAGATTGCCAAAGTCGGGGCGTTAGCCTTTGGCAAGGCGTGGCGGCGCACCAAAGGGCGGGCCGTTCTGCTGTCTTGTCATTATGATATTATCGATTGGCTCGACCCCGATTGGGTCTATGACACAGCGACAGGTGAGTTCACCGGGAGGTGTCATCGGCAACGGCCCAAGATCACCGTGGAAATCCGCCAGACCAATTGGCAATGGTGGCGCTATTTTGAGCCGCATCATTATCTGAAGCTGCCGCATATGATCGCAGCAACTTGCTACGTCGCCTTTGTCGATGGTGAGCCTGTTGCGCATGTGGCCTTTTCCACTCGGCCCGGCATGGTCGAGGCGCGTGCGTGCCGTCTGGTCGTCATGCCGGAATGGCAAGGTGCGGGCGTCGGCATGCGGTTTCTAAATGCCGTTTGCGCCGCATGGCGGCGGGGCCAAAACCGCTTCGGGCTACCGATGCCGACACTGTTCCACACATCGCATCCCGGTCTCGCGGCAGCACTGCGCCGCGACTCTAAATGGACGCAAGTTTCCAGTGTTCTTTATGGCGCGAGCAAACGGCAAAGCGCCGAGGGCAGCAACATGAAAACAGGCTACGGAGGCCACTTCCGGGCTGTCCAAGGCTTTCGCTACATTGACGGGACGGAGATCCGCGCATGA
- a CDS encoding Com family DNA-binding transcriptional regulator has product MKNIRCGTCTALLFKAGRAFAGDIEIKCRRCGTINHLRPAEPVPDRQERPNGEPAYNAN; this is encoded by the coding sequence ATGAAAAATATCCGTTGCGGCACATGCACCGCCCTTTTGTTCAAGGCGGGGCGGGCATTCGCCGGGGACATCGAAATAAAGTGCCGCCGCTGCGGCACCATCAATCACTTGAGGCCAGCCGAGCCCGTACCAGATCGCCAGGAGCGGCCAAACGGAGAACCGGCTTATAATGCCAACTGA
- a CDS encoding phage tail-collar fiber domain-containing protein produces MKALVPVLTRAGMRAVFNASRDGLSAKVSHLAFGDSAYSPTGDETALKSEKVRIPIAGGSWVGDFTVHMTGLLDAGPSFWIKECGMILSDGTFLAVWSDPATPLAYKTDGVPIVTAFDLTLEALPKGAVTVQAGSVDLSLFFGVEFARMATAITDNFNRHMTQAAELAELRRQIASINARMR; encoded by the coding sequence ATGAAAGCTCTTGTCCCAGTTCTGACCCGCGCCGGTATGCGGGCCGTCTTTAACGCCAGCCGCGACGGCCTGTCGGCCAAGGTCTCGCATCTCGCCTTTGGCGATAGCGCCTATTCGCCAACCGGTGATGAAACTGCGCTTAAATCCGAAAAGGTTCGCATCCCGATTGCAGGCGGTAGCTGGGTCGGTGACTTCACCGTCCACATGACCGGCCTGCTCGATGCCGGGCCGAGCTTCTGGATTAAAGAATGCGGCATGATCCTGTCCGACGGCACATTTCTCGCCGTCTGGTCCGATCCGGCCACGCCACTGGCCTACAAGACGGACGGCGTACCCATCGTCACCGCTTTCGATCTGACCCTGGAGGCTCTGCCTAAAGGTGCCGTCACTGTGCAGGCCGGGAGCGTGGACCTGTCGCTGTTTTTTGGCGTCGAATTCGCCCGGATGGCCACGGCCATCACCGACAATTTCAACCGGCATATGACGCAGGCGGCAGAGCTTGCCGAGCTGCGGCGGCAAATCGCCTCCATCAACGCCCGTATGCGCTAA
- a CDS encoding phage tail protein I, translating into MSDLIPADLVTPGVNDERSRAFAATLSSILGEFQTSSLLIQDPLTVDAKLLPIMTIELGMSDFMTAGLLETHVRQLLARAPDIHAMTGTVAGVRRALGALGVTVDWVQWWQKQPPGHHDTHEVVAYINNHLLEGQEALLTSETQYAVLRVIRAVQRWSQEIDFKLGVGFSSSVGLAGAVQTATILKPSAQAVTAMPEARIGAVSTAAAAHVLRPSANATSQHPLAALAAFVGCSSVQFITATMEART; encoded by the coding sequence ATGTCTGATCTCATCCCCGCCGATCTGGTGACACCCGGCGTTAATGACGAGCGTTCCCGCGCCTTCGCTGCCACGCTTTCGTCTATCCTTGGCGAGTTCCAAACCTCCTCATTGCTCATTCAAGACCCGCTGACGGTTGACGCAAAACTGCTACCGATCATGACCATCGAACTTGGCATGAGCGATTTCATGACGGCGGGGCTTTTAGAAACCCATGTCCGGCAATTGCTGGCTCGTGCGCCAGATATTCACGCCATGACCGGCACGGTGGCCGGTGTTCGCCGGGCGCTTGGGGCCTTGGGCGTGACAGTGGATTGGGTGCAATGGTGGCAAAAACAGCCACCCGGCCACCACGACACCCATGAGGTCGTCGCTTACATCAACAACCACCTGCTGGAAGGCCAGGAGGCATTGCTGACATCAGAGACGCAATATGCGGTTCTGAGGGTGATCCGCGCCGTGCAGCGCTGGTCGCAGGAGATCGACTTCAAGCTTGGCGTCGGCTTTTCGTCGTCGGTCGGGCTGGCTGGTGCGGTACAGACCGCCACAATTCTCAAACCTTCCGCTCAGGCGGTCACGGCCATGCCTGAGGCGCGGATCGGCGCGGTAAGCACCGCAGCCGCCGCCCATGTGTTGCGCCCTTCAGCCAACGCGACCTCGCAACACCCGCTTGCTGCGCTTGCCGCTTTCGTCGGCTGTTCCAGCGTTCAATTTATCACCGCCACAATGGAGGCGCGGACATGA
- a CDS encoding baseplate J/gp47 family protein, translated as MADPVKRTIEDLRANGAPSFFERDPSVLKATYKAKFEEITGRTLYPAQTEMYLIEVLAYAHSLLAEAAQTATLQNTAVFAEGVHLENRGADVSTFRLLAQPASTTLRFTLSAVRDAETTIAKGTRVASGNAVTFATDADLIIPAGALTGDVSATAETSGAVWNGLAVGTVKDILDPVAYVTSAANITVVSGGSDIEDAERFRLRVVNALFTIAKTGPKNGYREHALAVDPDIIDVAVVRPEPGKINIYPLMRAGLPSAELKAAVLAYLDPETLRPMGDDVTVLSPEPVDFNLRLTIRSTSAIPGLEASCHAAAIAAFTPYTQSLGSQVAPSAIIAAVTAVSGVTDVVLTSFAFTDLAAHQFARLASLTFNMVVKTDV; from the coding sequence ATGGCTGATCCCGTCAAGCGCACGATTGAGGATCTCCGCGCCAATGGTGCGCCCTCCTTTTTTGAGCGCGATCCGTCCGTGCTGAAGGCGACTTACAAGGCCAAGTTCGAGGAAATCACCGGTCGCACGCTCTACCCGGCGCAAACGGAAATGTACCTCATTGAGGTGCTGGCCTATGCCCATTCGCTGCTGGCCGAGGCCGCCCAGACCGCCACGCTGCAAAATACCGCCGTCTTTGCCGAGGGTGTGCATCTGGAAAATCGCGGCGCGGACGTCTCTACCTTCCGGCTTCTGGCGCAGCCTGCCAGCACCACATTGCGCTTTACACTTTCGGCGGTCCGGGACGCCGAAACCACTATTGCGAAAGGTACGCGGGTCGCCTCCGGCAATGCCGTGACCTTTGCCACAGACGCCGATCTGATCATTCCAGCTGGAGCTTTGACCGGCGATGTGAGTGCGACGGCTGAAACGAGCGGCGCGGTCTGGAACGGTCTGGCTGTCGGCACGGTCAAAGACATTCTTGATCCTGTGGCCTATGTCACCAGTGCCGCCAATATCACGGTGGTTTCTGGCGGCTCCGACATCGAGGACGCCGAGCGGTTCCGGCTGCGAGTGGTCAATGCTCTTTTCACTATCGCCAAGACCGGACCGAAAAACGGCTACCGCGAACATGCCCTGGCTGTTGATCCCGATATTATCGATGTGGCTGTGGTGCGCCCGGAGCCGGGTAAAATCAACATCTATCCGCTGATGCGCGCTGGCCTGCCGAGTGCCGAGCTGAAGGCGGCGGTGCTGGCCTATCTGGACCCAGAAACATTGCGGCCCATGGGCGACGATGTGACGGTTCTGTCGCCGGAACCGGTGGATTTTAATCTGAGGCTGACAATACGGAGCACTTCGGCAATTCCTGGCCTTGAGGCTTCCTGCCATGCCGCCGCGATTGCCGCCTTCACACCCTATACTCAAAGCCTTGGTTCACAGGTCGCTCCATCAGCGATTATCGCTGCGGTCACAGCGGTTTCCGGCGTGACTGACGTGGTCCTGACTAGCTTTGCTTTCACCGATTTGGCCGCGCACCAGTTTGCAAGACTGGCCTCGCTGACATTCAATATGGTGGTGAAGACCGATGTCTGA
- a CDS encoding GPW/gp25 family protein, producing the protein MIDKDTITHRHWSLKVARLNPETGVSADVFGSVVLALDDLHQSIANIIMTPKGSAPTEPEKGCDVLSAIDKHPDVGVPILTREITDALTIWEPRIVVQKVTVTMTAYSHFKTQVSWRPIESVMDELLMTEVTYG; encoded by the coding sequence ATGATCGACAAGGACACCATCACCCACCGTCATTGGTCCCTGAAAGTGGCACGCTTGAACCCGGAAACGGGCGTGAGCGCCGATGTTTTCGGCTCGGTCGTCCTGGCGCTGGACGACCTGCATCAGTCGATTGCCAATATCATCATGACCCCCAAGGGGTCGGCCCCGACTGAGCCGGAAAAGGGCTGCGATGTGCTTTCCGCCATCGACAAGCACCCTGACGTGGGCGTCCCGATCCTGACGCGGGAAATCACCGATGCGCTGACCATTTGGGAGCCGCGTATTGTGGTTCAGAAGGTCACGGTAACGATGACGGCCTATTCGCATTTCAAGACACAGGTCTCCTGGCGTCCGATTGAAAGCGTGATGGACGAGTTGCTGATGACGGAGGTCACCTATGGCTGA
- a CDS encoding phage baseplate assembly protein V produces MRASDEYRQNPTVRRGVVVDRDPKTMRVKVQFQDEDAVVTQWIDVVAKSATGVSAFQMPGQGDEAWCAMDAKGEAGCLIGSRYNSKDAPPANSNDVTAITFPGGSIVIDTASGNMAVKSSGSVTVEAAGDVTIKAANIVLESVSLTHNGKNVGHDHVHSGVIPGGGVSTGPV; encoded by the coding sequence ATGCGCGCAAGTGACGAATACCGGCAAAACCCGACCGTGCGGCGCGGCGTTGTCGTGGACCGCGACCCGAAGACCATGCGGGTGAAGGTCCAGTTTCAGGATGAAGACGCGGTGGTTACGCAATGGATCGACGTGGTGGCCAAATCCGCCACCGGCGTTTCCGCCTTCCAAATGCCCGGCCAGGGTGACGAGGCTTGGTGCGCGATGGATGCCAAGGGTGAGGCTGGCTGCCTGATCGGCTCCCGTTACAATTCCAAGGATGCGCCACCCGCAAACAGCAATGACGTGACGGCCATTACCTTTCCGGGCGGCTCCATCGTGATTGACACGGCCAGCGGAAACATGGCCGTCAAGTCATCCGGTTCAGTGACGGTCGAGGCGGCGGGCGATGTGACGATTAAAGCCGCGAATATTGTGCTGGAGAGCGTGAGCTTGACCCACAATGGTAAGAATGTGGGGCATGATCATGTGCATTCTGGGGTTATTCCGGGGGGTGGGGTGTCGACTGGGCCAGTTTAA
- a CDS encoding phage late control D family protein, which yields MVSRPYFSLIYQGVDISSELDPETTSITYTDNHHGKVDEIDVAVQDKDGRWKGSWKPEPGDKMTLTIFDGLGGMLPCGDFEMDEPEAEGDRGGDKMTIRGLAAPISKPLRTAKTRAFEKQTLRAIVSKVAQENGLTLEGEIESMNFERVTQRRERDLEFLTRLAEDTGHYFTVRGKRAIFTSIKSVDGRAAALTISLTQIGTTLTRYRLKEQTAETYSKAKVKHMHDRDKELIDEEEEDSNVKTGDTLNITGERVESPTHAKAMARSRMHFKNRKRRSGSISLVGDVRALAGVVVDMADFGKYSGRYLIDRSTHSMSRSGYTTDAELVDARK from the coding sequence ATGGTGTCGCGGCCATACTTCTCACTGATCTATCAGGGCGTGGACATATCTTCCGAACTGGACCCGGAAACCACGTCCATCACCTATACCGACAATCACCACGGCAAGGTGGACGAAATCGACGTGGCCGTCCAAGACAAGGATGGACGCTGGAAAGGATCATGGAAGCCGGAGCCCGGCGACAAGATGACCTTGACCATCTTTGACGGCCTGGGCGGCATGTTACCCTGCGGTGATTTCGAGATGGACGAGCCGGAGGCAGAAGGCGACCGTGGCGGTGACAAGATGACCATTCGCGGGCTGGCCGCGCCGATCTCCAAGCCATTGCGCACCGCCAAAACCCGCGCCTTTGAAAAGCAGACCTTGCGCGCCATCGTTTCCAAAGTTGCTCAAGAAAATGGCCTGACCTTGGAAGGCGAAATCGAAAGCATGAATTTTGAGCGGGTCACACAACGCCGCGAACGAGACCTGGAGTTTCTAACGCGGTTGGCGGAAGACACCGGTCATTATTTCACCGTACGGGGAAAGCGGGCGATCTTCACCTCCATCAAATCCGTGGATGGCCGTGCGGCAGCGCTGACGATCAGCCTCACGCAGATCGGCACGACCCTGACGCGCTACCGGCTGAAGGAGCAAACCGCCGAGACCTATTCCAAGGCTAAGGTGAAGCACATGCATGACCGGGACAAGGAGCTGATCGACGAGGAAGAGGAAGACAGCAACGTCAAGACCGGCGACACGCTCAATATTACCGGGGAGCGGGTTGAAAGCCCGACCCACGCCAAAGCCATGGCCCGCAGTCGAATGCATTTCAAAAACCGCAAACGCCGCTCCGGCTCGATCTCGTTGGTGGGCGATGTGCGGGCTTTGGCCGGTGTGGTGGTGGATATGGCCGACTTCGGGAAATATTCGGGCCGCTACCTGATCGACCGATCTACCCACAGCATGTCGCGCAGCGGCTACACGACAGATGCGGAGTTGGTCGATGCGCGCAAGTGA
- a CDS encoding tail protein X, which produces MTELTGDYFEYTTVAGDRWDMLAYSYYGDQYKQTVLIEANRHLYLDTLTVPPAILPQGVKLKIPVIAETATNADVLPPWKTANPTYGAS; this is translated from the coding sequence ATGACCGAGCTGACCGGCGATTATTTCGAATACACCACCGTCGCGGGCGACCGGTGGGATATGCTGGCCTATAGCTATTATGGCGACCAGTATAAGCAAACCGTGCTGATCGAAGCCAATCGCCACCTTTATCTCGACACGCTCACCGTGCCGCCCGCGATCCTGCCCCAAGGCGTGAAGCTGAAGATCCCGGTCATCGCCGAGACCGCGACCAATGCCGATGTGCTGCCACCGTGGAAAACGGCTAACCCAACCTATGGAGCAAGCTGA
- a CDS encoding phage tail protein — translation MIYLLGSIPLGIDPVTAPLAQEFSFANTFAQHAPTRGKPVLQEIGEELDTRNFSFFFSEEFCEPADELAKLEAAFALKTPMPLVLGNGSFDGKRWLVESLSGRIIKTNRSGSPVRIEATIGLLEDSIAGGLFSLITSIAKSRAPALSGSASSNPEVKK, via the coding sequence ATGATCTATCTTCTCGGCTCCATCCCGCTCGGTATCGATCCCGTCACGGCTCCGCTTGCTCAAGAATTTTCCTTTGCCAACACCTTTGCGCAACATGCCCCGACACGGGGCAAGCCGGTGCTTCAGGAAATCGGCGAGGAACTGGACACGCGCAACTTTTCCTTCTTTTTCTCGGAGGAGTTCTGCGAGCCAGCCGACGAACTGGCGAAGCTTGAAGCAGCCTTCGCGTTAAAAACCCCGATGCCGCTTGTGCTGGGCAATGGGTCATTTGACGGGAAGCGCTGGCTCGTTGAAAGCCTTTCTGGCCGGATCATCAAGACCAATCGCAGCGGCTCGCCCGTGCGGATCGAGGCAACGATTGGCCTTTTGGAAGACTCGATTGCGGGCGGCCTGTTCAGCCTGATTACGTCTATCGCCAAGTCTCGTGCGCCAGCCCTTTCCGGGTCGGCTTCCTCAAACCCTGAGGTGAAGAAATGA
- a CDS encoding tape measure protein: MRFAMIFEGVDRATKVMAKIMAAEKATAAASVSNSKKSATAAESATKATEKQAAAASETSSAFRTMGNTARGAFSAVRSGAQSAFGAVSNGAKAASRAVQALHRQTIQLAKGGFSQLASGGQKAFRGIALAGSIGAAAAVTSFGVATVAATSMVDVAAQFEKFQTILETTEGSSAKAKTAMAWVAEFAAKTPYELSEVNEAFVQLRTRGLDPTKGLLKTLGDTSAAMGTPLKQAVEAVADAVTGENERLKEFGIVASKTGNKITYEYTNAAGKTVKASVKASDRLAIQAKLMQIWAEKFGGAMEKLSGTWSGMVSNLADLWSQFQLAIMNAGLFDWMKGKLKFLLDTVNQMKADGSFDAWAKRISENIVSVLETAWAFANRAYEVFEKLRGHLTAASDYVGGWENLAAILGALVFAPALISTAAGLVQIAIGLSMLMSALAGMSITGTLLGIAAGVSKLAIALKAMGIALMSNPIVLIVAAIVAAAVAIYVYWEPIKAFFVDLWSSISAGASAAWTAIKAWLGFDPVAALSSAWSSVASVVSNAWDALPHLTWDEVIAALDWVSWIFPLRWLDFIPGFSWAGIISGALDWGQYIVGLDWTRYLPTFKWPDLPSFNWPDIPMLELPSLPDVAGWIGAFGDKAMVAIEAVSSRLGGAWSKVKSAFSFGDQEAKVAVTDPATIKATAAATATLKTDMQAVAAIDTSAAMEKLQAVDASAKAILPAVTAAIRQAEAFLSGVSFYNQGASLMDTMAAGIRARSAVAVAEIAKVAQTMRDHLPSSPAKIGPLSDIHRLKFGETIAGSIRAEPMVKAMRTAALATMGAAAITAPAVAAPNVTPATVAPASAASPVSSQSQSEVARSQIARMSVQAAPQSASAAAPVTLQFSPTLTIPAQAGQGTDMKAEFDKMMRDSARQLADLLDEEQRRRARRNV; the protein is encoded by the coding sequence TATCGAATGGGGCAAAGGCTGCGAGCCGTGCCGTCCAGGCGCTCCATCGCCAAACGATCCAGCTAGCAAAAGGCGGCTTCAGCCAACTTGCATCTGGTGGGCAAAAAGCATTCCGGGGTATCGCTCTCGCTGGCAGTATTGGTGCGGCTGCTGCTGTTACGTCTTTCGGTGTTGCGACAGTCGCCGCCACATCCATGGTCGATGTCGCCGCTCAGTTCGAGAAGTTTCAGACCATCTTGGAGACCACGGAAGGCTCCAGCGCCAAAGCAAAAACCGCGATGGCTTGGGTGGCGGAATTCGCGGCAAAGACGCCTTACGAACTGTCTGAGGTCAACGAGGCCTTTGTGCAACTGCGCACCCGTGGCCTTGACCCGACGAAGGGTCTGTTGAAAACCCTGGGCGATACATCCGCTGCCATGGGAACGCCGCTCAAACAAGCGGTGGAGGCGGTGGCCGATGCGGTCACGGGCGAAAACGAACGCCTGAAGGAATTCGGTATCGTCGCCTCCAAGACCGGTAACAAGATCACATACGAATACACCAACGCTGCCGGAAAGACAGTTAAGGCATCCGTTAAGGCGTCTGACCGCCTCGCCATTCAAGCCAAGCTCATGCAAATCTGGGCTGAGAAATTCGGCGGCGCAATGGAAAAGCTTTCCGGCACATGGTCCGGGATGGTGTCCAATCTGGCCGATCTGTGGAGCCAGTTTCAACTGGCCATCATGAATGCCGGACTGTTCGACTGGATGAAAGGCAAGCTGAAGTTTCTCCTCGACACGGTCAACCAGATGAAGGCAGACGGCTCCTTTGATGCTTGGGCAAAGAGGATCTCCGAAAATATCGTATCGGTTCTTGAAACCGCATGGGCCTTTGCCAACCGGGCCTATGAGGTGTTCGAGAAGTTGCGTGGCCATCTCACCGCCGCTTCCGACTATGTGGGAGGTTGGGAAAACCTTGCCGCCATTCTCGGTGCATTGGTCTTTGCCCCGGCCTTGATCTCGACTGCTGCTGGCCTTGTTCAAATCGCCATCGGTCTGTCGATGCTAATGAGCGCGTTAGCGGGGATGAGCATCACCGGGACATTGCTCGGGATTGCCGCAGGCGTGTCGAAACTCGCTATCGCGCTTAAGGCTATGGGCATAGCGCTGATGTCCAATCCCATCGTCTTGATTGTTGCCGCCATCGTGGCCGCCGCCGTGGCAATCTACGTTTATTGGGAGCCGATCAAGGCGTTTTTCGTGGATCTCTGGTCTTCGATTTCAGCAGGTGCCAGCGCCGCTTGGACCGCGATCAAGGCGTGGCTTGGCTTTGATCCTGTCGCGGCTTTGTCTTCGGCCTGGTCGTCTGTCGCTTCGGTGGTTTCGAACGCATGGGATGCACTGCCGCACCTGACCTGGGACGAGGTTATCGCCGCGCTCGATTGGGTGAGTTGGATTTTCCCGCTGCGCTGGCTGGACTTCATCCCCGGTTTCTCCTGGGCTGGCATCATTTCCGGTGCGCTTGATTGGGGCCAGTACATCGTCGGCCTCGACTGGACCCGTTACCTACCCACGTTCAAGTGGCCGGATTTGCCAAGCTTCAACTGGCCTGACATTCCCATGTTAGAACTGCCGTCGCTGCCAGATGTTGCGGGATGGATCGGAGCCTTTGGCGATAAGGCCATGGTGGCAATAGAGGCGGTTTCGTCGCGCCTTGGCGGCGCGTGGAGCAAGGTCAAGTCTGCCTTCTCTTTTGGCGATCAGGAAGCCAAGGTCGCCGTCACCGATCCGGCCACCATCAAGGCCACGGCAGCGGCGACCGCTACCTTGAAAACCGATATGCAGGCCGTCGCCGCTATCGACACCAGCGCCGCCATGGAAAAGCTCCAGGCTGTTGACGCCTCAGCAAAGGCCATCCTGCCCGCCGTCACCGCCGCTATCCGACAGGCGGAAGCTTTCCTGTCTGGCGTCTCATTCTACAACCAGGGCGCATCCCTGATGGACACGATGGCCGCAGGCATTCGCGCCCGATCTGCCGTCGCCGTGGCTGAGATTGCCAAGGTGGCGCAAACGATGCGCGATCATCTGCCATCTTCCCCCGCCAAGATCGGCCCGCTGTCCGATATCCACCGGTTGAAGTTTGGCGAGACCATTGCCGGTTCTATCCGCGCCGAGCCGATGGTGAAGGCTATGCGGACGGCGGCGTTGGCCACAATGGGAGCGGCGGCGATAACCGCGCCTGCCGTGGCAGCGCCCAATGTCACGCCCGCGACGGTCGCCCCGGCCAGTGCCGCCAGCCCGGTATCCAGCCAAAGCCAGAGCGAGGTGGCGCGGTCGCAGATTGCCCGCATGTCGGTGCAAGCCGCACCACAGTCAGCCAGTGCCGCTGCACCTGTCACCCTGCAATTCAGCCCAACGCTGACCATACCCGCGCAGGCTGGCCAGGGCACCGACATGAAAGCCGAGTTTGACAAGATGATGCGCGACAGCGCCCGCCAGCTCGCCGACCTGCTGGACGAAGAACAGCGCCGTCGCGCCCGGAGGAATGTATGA